The DNA region ACTTAATCGAAAATCCCATCACCTTACTCGAGAGCGATTAAAAAGATTTGAAATACAATTACAATTATAGTAAACTTGTTGGCTCTTAAAGAAAATTAAAACTACTAAGTAAACGTTCGTAAAATCATTTACAGGATGTAAGAATCTGACTTCCCTTACTAGTTACGTGAAGTAGAAATTAAAATTCAAAAGATAGTATTACAAAAATTACGAAATTAATAATTATTATGTATAATTATATTTAATGCTAAATAACGAAAACGCTTGAAGATCTACAAGCTAATCCTATTTCGATAGCACAAAAAAATCCAGATATTTGCGTTTGTTTACATAATATAAGTATTTCGAGATTCTCACAAACATGAAACAACATCGAATTCAATATTTACATTCAATCTAATTCATACAAACATTCTGCCGGGTATGCATCAATTATCGAAGTTTGCATCACATGATCTCCTTGGATTAAAAAATAGACTCGGAATCGAATCCAATCTAAATCTTCCAATCCTTTCGCTTTTCCTAAATAATATTTGATATCATATTGTGCTTGAATTGAATAACTATTGCTCTTTGGATCCAATACCCTATCTTCTACAGAATATGGTTTTATTTCGACTTTCTTTATTTCATTGAAAAATAATCGTCCAAAATTGCAAAAGGAGTTTTTTTCATCAAGATTTTGTCTTATGTAATCATAAATTCTTTCCAGATCTTCCTGTGAAGTATAGTCAACACCTCGATCATACTCACTGTAATCTATACCAATTTTTTTAGCAGCAACAGCAAGGAATGGTCTATATAATGAATACGCAAATACCGCTCTCCCTTTTTCGGGTTCCGGATTTTGAAAAGCATCAAATAGAGACTTTGCTCTTGTTGAAACAAACCGTTTGGCAAATTCCCTCGGATCAATTCGATTCTTAAAAAATTTAAGGTTTAGATTCTCATCTGGTTTAAAGTATATAAAATTGTAATCTATACTCTCTCTATCTTGCCTTTGCTCTTCGATCCATTTGGTCCCATAGAGCCCAATAGAAGGATCATATGCATCAGTTTTCGGAGCGCAGGCAACGTATGAAAATAAGAAGACAATCGCTAATTTCGAAAAGTGTTTAAAAAAGTAATTACCAATACTCAAAATCTTCTTCCGGTGGGCGTAAACTTCGGATATGACTCCAACCTTGGTGATTTTTGAAATCTTCTATACCAAAAAAAGTTTCGTTTTCACCTTTCCCATATACTCTCAACTCCACATCAAAGCTATGCCATCCTTCTAAGCCATCTTGATTTAGAATGCCTCTAGGAAAGAATATCGAATAAGTTAATTCGTATTTTTGAAATGGTTTTTTTTCATTTAATTCTCTTAGCTTAACTTCACTTACACTAATCCCTAGATATGGAAATTTTTTTTCAAATAAGTAATGAAGATCACAAAAGGATTTGTTGGACCTCAAGGTATCATGAATGTATTTTTTTGCTTTTTCAAATTGTTCCTGACTTGTAAGTTTTTCATCGTTATGAATCCCAATCTCCTTTTTCGCTTCCTCCGTAAATCGCCAACCCAAATGCTTTTCGATAAAGTCGTAGTCTTTTTCCTCTAGAGCCTTTCGCAGTTGAATGACAAATGGTAGAACTTTTGATTTCGCAATTTCACGAGGATCAAGTTTCGATTTGAGTAGAATATCATCAATTGCAGGGCTATCCAATCTGTAATACCTAATCCCTGGAGCCCATTCATCTGGACTGGGTGCATCCAACCAATCCGATCCAAAAATGCCAATGTCCGGGTTTGCTGTATCCAAAATAGATTTTGGTTTACATCCAACTAGTCCAATCAGTACAACAAACGCCAGAAAATAAATTCTATTTAGTAACTGAATACTCATGGTGCCACCGTGTCTTACCAAGGCTAAGTTGATGATTCCGCAGATTTCGGCTTTCTACCATACATACAGCACTTCCATCAATAATATTTTTAGCACATTCTACATATAAAGTTTTGCTTAAGCAAGTTCAATTTTCCCAAAACCCATAGAATTCAATCTATATTTTTACAGAAGAAACACATATAATGCCTTTTTCTTGGCTAAAGTCTTCTTCAATTTCGATTTTATCTGAAACTCCATAATAAACTTGGTGAAAGAATATATCTTCAGTGTTATCAACTAACCAAAATGAATCGATTCCAATTTTACCAAGTTTTTTAAATAGGGAAGTATTTTTAAAAGTCCCAATACTAGAATCTGGAAGTACTTTACGTTTTAAATGATGAGACATTTTTTCACACCAAAGTCCTGCTTCTTTGTAAGTTCCTTCTCCTAAATAAACAAATTTTGTATCATTTAGATTTGATGAAAAATATTCTAAGAGTCTATTGCTAAAGATTGAAAAGTAAAAAGGAATTGTCTCTTTATTTTGAACACAAAAACCATATCCTACTGGAATCGTATTTTTAAAAATATAAGTTTCTTTTGTCTGTAATATGTAACCCAAATGATAATCTAGACGTCCTTCTCTACTTGACGATAAAATAGTATACCTTTCAAGATTAGCCATTCTGGTTCTAAGGTCTTTTAATCCACCAAACATATCCGCCCAGAGAATTTCTTCTATATTTGGTAAACGATATCCATGTCGATTGCATGCAATTTCCGCCAAAATAAAATCTGTACCACCAACTTCTTTTTTTACTTCTAGATCAAATAAATTGCATGTGTTAAGAAAGCATAAGAGAATTAAACTATAACCAAGTATTCTCAAGTGACCAATTTTAATTATTTTTCCCTCCAACCATTCATTTTTTTCCATTCATTTGCTTTTTCTCGAATAGCGACTACATCAATTTCACCAGGTGCACGGAGAAAAGCTCCATACACAAAACCAACACTCCCATCGTCTAACCTAACTTTTGCCCAAGTACCATAGTGCGGAAATATCTCTTCATAGATTTCCGTATCAGCTATAACTTCAATAGGAGTATCTTTTTTTAATTCTGTGGAAATTTCAGATTTAATTGAAGGTTCCTTTCTCACTCGAACTTTGTGATCGGCTACAAAATATGAACCTGGAATTCGGTATGGTACTAAGTGACCGCAACCTTTTTCACATTGTGCTTTTTCTTTCACAACTTTTACAACTTCCCCTGATGAATCCAAATGAATTATTTCTTGGCAAGGTTTTTGTCTGAAATAGCAGCCAACAGTTTCAATTTTGCCATTCTTGAAATCAAATCGTAGTCCATAATCACCAGGATAAGATGGCCTATCAGGCGGCATAACAGGTTCGGTGTTTACGATTCGGTCAATTAAACCATTATTAAAGTAAAATTTCTTCTCTCTACCTTCTTCATAAATATTAAGAGATTCTTTAAAAGCAATCGTTGCAGATAACTTGCTTCTTTCTACAACAGAAGTATTAATTTTGACTTTATATAGTGAAGATTCGAAGTAAAGATTTTCATTCCATGTATCTGGATATATTTTTTGTTTCATTTCTCTAGAAAGCGGAACGTGGCTTTCAGCTAGATATCTCATCTCAGGTAAATAAATGGTGTTTTCT from Leptospira limi includes:
- a CDS encoding SH3 domain-containing protein, giving the protein MKSEENTIYLPEMRYLAESHVPLSREMKQKIYPDTWNENLYFESSLYKVKINTSVVERSKLSATIAFKESLNIYEEGREKKFYFNNGLIDRIVNTEPVMPPDRPSYPGDYGLRFDFKNGKIETVGCYFRQKPCQEIIHLDSSGEVVKVVKEKAQCEKGCGHLVPYRIPGSYFVADHKVRVRKEPSIKSEISTELKKDTPIEVIADTEIYEEIFPHYGTWAKVRLDDGSVGFVYGAFLRAPGEIDVVAIREKANEWKKMNGWREK